One genomic region from Listeria monocytogenes encodes:
- a CDS encoding YggT family protein, with protein MQSILYQVVEIILFIIRWLPTLMFIYFLMSWFPGARESKIGQFLARIFEPILEPFRRIIPPIGMFDISSLVAYFIFQYAMRVLTGLIQVYVIPMLF; from the coding sequence TTGCAAAGTATTTTATATCAAGTGGTGGAAATCATTTTGTTTATTATCAGATGGTTGCCAACACTCATGTTTATTTATTTCTTGATGAGCTGGTTTCCCGGTGCAAGAGAATCAAAAATCGGCCAATTTTTAGCACGTATTTTTGAACCTATTTTAGAGCCTTTTAGAAGGATTATTCCGCCGATTGGTATGTTTGATATTTCGTCCCTTGTGGCTTATTTCATTTTCCAATATGCGATGAGAGTTTTGACAGGTTTAATTCAAGTGTACGTCATTCCAATGTTATTTTAA
- a CDS encoding RNA-binding protein has product MDGIYQHFRAEEYAFIDKILGITMQVENEYTPQLTDFLDPRQRFITETVIGGYDEINVQFFGGVAHAERRRALIYPDYYTPTEADFEIALFHIRYPVKFTTLTHQKILGTLMSLGMKRDIFGDILNNGTEWQLLVESTMKDYLTLQLEKIGKVNVMLEETELTNAVYAPVIWEEMGLTVSSMRLDVIISNAHHISRQKAKQLVTAGLVKVNWKTVENPDFECEEEDVLSARGYGRVKVLSTGGRTKKDKIRIEIGYLK; this is encoded by the coding sequence ATGGATGGAATTTATCAGCATTTTCGCGCAGAAGAATACGCATTTATTGATAAGATTTTAGGGATTACGATGCAAGTTGAGAATGAATACACGCCACAACTTACGGATTTCTTGGATCCGAGACAGCGTTTTATTACTGAAACTGTTATCGGCGGTTATGATGAGATCAATGTACAGTTTTTTGGTGGAGTGGCGCACGCGGAGCGACGGCGCGCACTGATTTATCCAGATTATTATACGCCAACAGAAGCGGATTTTGAGATTGCTTTATTTCATATACGCTACCCGGTAAAATTCACGACCCTCACACATCAAAAAATCCTTGGAACACTAATGTCGCTTGGAATGAAGCGCGATATTTTTGGAGATATTTTAAATAATGGTACCGAATGGCAGTTATTAGTAGAAAGTACAATGAAGGATTATTTGACATTACAACTTGAAAAAATCGGTAAAGTAAATGTGATGTTAGAGGAAACGGAATTAACTAATGCTGTGTATGCGCCGGTTATTTGGGAAGAGATGGGCTTAACTGTTTCTAGTATGCGACTTGATGTGATTATTAGTAATGCGCATCATATTTCTAGACAGAAGGCGAAACAATTGGTAACTGCGGGACTAGTGAAAGTAAACTGGAAAACAGTGGAAAACCCAGATTTTGAATGTGAGGAAGAAGATGTATTGTCTGCTCGCGGGTATGGTCGAGTAAAAGTACTATCGACTGGCGGCAGAACGAAAAAAGATAAAATTCGGATCGAAATTGGCTATTTAAAATAA
- the murG gene encoding undecaprenyldiphospho-muramoylpentapeptide beta-N-acetylglucosaminyltransferase → MKVAISGGGTGGHVYPALALIRELKKSHPEAEFLYIGTEKGLEAGIVKREGIPFEAIEITGFKRSLSLENIKTVMRFLSGAKKSKQILRDFKPDVVIGTGGYVCGPVVYAAAKLKIPTLIHEQNSVAGLTNKFLSRYTDKVAICFEEVSDSFASEKIVFTGNPRASEVVGVDSEGALEAYGLVSGKPTVLVFGGSRGARGVNEAVEAVLPEWNNRDFQLLYVTGDVHYEKIKDSLAELNLGNHISVQPFIYDMPKILNAVTLVVSRAGATTLAELTALGVPSILIPSPYVTANHQENNARALEKNNAAIVITEAELKNTDLMATVDSILNDEAKLNSMKLSAKQMGRPDAAAKLVEAVLSIMK, encoded by the coding sequence ATGAAAGTAGCAATAAGTGGTGGTGGTACTGGCGGACATGTTTATCCAGCGCTTGCCCTCATCAGAGAATTAAAAAAAAGTCATCCTGAAGCGGAATTCTTATATATCGGAACAGAAAAAGGCTTAGAAGCGGGTATCGTTAAACGTGAGGGTATTCCTTTTGAAGCTATTGAAATTACAGGTTTTAAACGTTCATTATCTTTAGAAAATATTAAAACAGTGATGCGCTTTCTAAGTGGTGCAAAAAAAAGCAAACAAATTTTGCGCGATTTTAAACCGGATGTCGTTATCGGAACAGGTGGTTATGTTTGTGGTCCAGTCGTTTATGCAGCCGCAAAACTTAAAATTCCTACTTTAATCCACGAACAAAATAGTGTTGCTGGATTAACGAATAAATTTTTAAGTCGCTACACAGATAAAGTAGCTATTTGTTTTGAAGAAGTAAGTGATTCTTTTGCATCTGAAAAAATCGTTTTCACTGGTAATCCACGTGCTTCTGAAGTTGTAGGTGTGGACTCAGAAGGTGCGCTTGAAGCTTACGGGCTTGTTTCAGGGAAGCCAACTGTGCTTGTTTTTGGAGGCAGTAGAGGAGCTCGCGGCGTGAATGAAGCTGTAGAAGCTGTTTTGCCAGAATGGAATAATCGGGATTTTCAGCTACTTTATGTAACAGGCGATGTACACTATGAAAAAATAAAAGATTCTTTAGCTGAGTTGAATTTGGGTAATCATATTAGTGTTCAACCATTTATTTATGATATGCCCAAAATTTTAAACGCTGTGACGTTAGTTGTTTCAAGAGCTGGAGCAACAACACTCGCAGAACTGACAGCGCTTGGAGTTCCGAGTATTCTGATACCTAGTCCATACGTGACAGCGAACCACCAAGAAAACAACGCCCGCGCTTTAGAAAAAAACAATGCTGCAATCGTAATTACAGAAGCAGAATTAAAAAATACCGATTTAATGGCGACAGTTGATTCGATTTTGAATGACGAGGCGAAATTAAATAGTATGAAGCTAAGTGCTAAACAAATGGGGCGCCCAGATGCAGCAGCGAAATTAGTAGAAGCAGTCCTTAGCATTATGAAATAA
- the ftsZ gene encoding cell division protein FtsZ, translated as MLEFDTSSESLATIKVIGVGGGGNNAVNRMIEHGVQGVEFISVNTDAQALNLAKAETKLQIGTKLTRGLGAGAVPEIGKKAAEESREQIEEALKGSDMVFVTAGMGGGTGTGAAPVIAQIAKEMGALTVGVVTRPFGFEGPKRTKQALTGTEAMKEAVDTLIVIPNDRLLQIVDKNTPMLEAFREADNVLRQGVQGISDLIAVPGLINLDFADVKTIMTNRGSALMGIGIATGENRAAEAAKKAISSPLLETSVDGAKGVLMNITGGSNLSLYEVQEAAEIVSSASDEDVNMIFGSVINDELKDELIVTVIATGFDEAKQAQQQAQANRRPNQSIQVNRPNYAVQDEQQNDYAQNAPQQANAPVHEQQAEPQQNSSDVDVPAFIRNRNRRG; from the coding sequence ATGTTAGAATTTGACACTAGTTCAGAAAGTTTGGCAACAATTAAAGTAATAGGTGTTGGCGGTGGCGGGAACAATGCTGTAAACCGTATGATTGAGCATGGTGTTCAAGGAGTAGAATTTATCTCCGTTAATACAGACGCTCAAGCACTTAATTTAGCAAAAGCAGAAACAAAATTACAAATCGGTACAAAATTAACGCGTGGTTTAGGCGCGGGAGCTGTACCTGAAATTGGTAAAAAGGCTGCAGAAGAAAGCCGCGAACAAATTGAAGAAGCTTTAAAAGGCTCTGATATGGTATTCGTAACTGCTGGAATGGGCGGCGGAACTGGAACTGGGGCTGCACCTGTTATCGCTCAAATCGCAAAAGAAATGGGCGCTTTAACAGTAGGTGTTGTTACTCGACCATTTGGTTTTGAAGGACCAAAACGTACGAAACAAGCCTTAACTGGAACAGAAGCAATGAAAGAAGCGGTGGATACGTTAATAGTTATTCCTAATGACCGTTTACTTCAAATTGTGGATAAAAATACACCGATGCTTGAAGCTTTCCGTGAAGCAGATAATGTTTTACGTCAAGGTGTACAAGGGATTTCTGATTTGATTGCCGTTCCTGGTTTAATTAACTTAGACTTTGCCGATGTGAAAACAATTATGACTAATCGCGGTTCTGCCCTTATGGGAATCGGTATTGCAACTGGTGAAAACCGTGCTGCTGAAGCTGCGAAAAAAGCTATCTCTTCTCCACTTCTTGAAACTTCTGTTGATGGTGCAAAAGGTGTGCTAATGAATATTACAGGCGGATCTAACCTAAGCCTTTATGAAGTACAAGAAGCAGCAGAAATCGTATCAAGCGCATCTGATGAAGATGTAAATATGATTTTCGGTTCTGTTATTAACGACGAATTAAAAGATGAACTGATTGTAACTGTTATTGCAACAGGTTTTGATGAAGCAAAGCAAGCGCAACAACAAGCGCAAGCAAATCGCCGTCCAAATCAATCTATTCAAGTAAATCGTCCTAATTATGCTGTACAGGACGAACAACAAAATGATTATGCGCAAAATGCACCACAACAAGCAAATGCACCAGTTCATGAACAACAAGCTGAACCACAACAAAATAGTTCAGATGTTGATGTACCAGCATTTATCCGTAACCGTAACCGTCGCGGATAA
- a CDS encoding cell division protein FtsQ/DivIB, translated as MAENKRVISIENRIPELKKYRKKKLVRHLAILIGIFVILIAITLYFLSPLSKLDKIAVSGNKQLTENEVRKESGLEIGEFVIGISNGKTEDALKKNTLIKDATVSKEGLNDVQINITEFKTIGYQQQDGKYYDVLESGIMLTDQPRQFPIGNDLLFQNFKNGKTLEKMVDQINKLPKDVVSSISEVIYSPTKSDKNHIKLYMNDGNQVSADISTFAEKMQHYPAIVAQLAKGQKGVIDIEVGSYFQSYYQQNAEKKATEEAAKEKKETNE; from the coding sequence ATGGCTGAAAATAAACGAGTAATTTCCATTGAAAATCGCATACCAGAACTCAAAAAATACCGCAAAAAAAAATTAGTAAGACACCTAGCCATTTTAATCGGAATTTTTGTGATTTTGATCGCCATTACGCTTTATTTCCTCTCCCCACTCAGTAAGTTAGATAAAATTGCTGTAAGTGGCAATAAGCAACTTACTGAGAATGAAGTAAGAAAAGAAAGTGGACTTGAAATTGGTGAGTTTGTCATCGGGATAAGTAATGGGAAAACCGAAGATGCCCTCAAAAAAAATACCCTTATTAAAGATGCTACCGTTTCTAAAGAAGGGTTAAATGATGTTCAAATCAATATCACCGAATTTAAAACGATAGGTTATCAACAACAAGATGGTAAATACTATGATGTGTTAGAAAGCGGCATTATGCTAACAGATCAACCAAGACAATTCCCAATTGGAAATGATTTGCTATTTCAAAATTTTAAAAATGGTAAAACGCTTGAGAAAATGGTAGACCAAATTAATAAGTTACCAAAAGATGTTGTTAGTTCTATCTCGGAAGTGATTTATAGTCCAACAAAAAGTGATAAAAACCATATTAAATTATATATGAACGATGGTAACCAGGTTTCCGCAGATATTAGTACCTTTGCTGAGAAAATGCAACATTATCCAGCAATTGTCGCTCAACTGGCGAAAGGACAAAAAGGGGTTATTGATATTGAAGTAGGTTCTTATTTCCAAAGTTATTATCAACAGAATGCGGAGAAAAAAGCAACCGAAGAAGCAGCTAAAGAGAAGAAAGAAACAAATGAATAA
- a CDS encoding cell division protein SepF, with protein MGLSNKFKSFFFLDEEEEYYEEEVAREPEPMQKKTKKEKPNKNRFYAVEEDDAKVVSMQGAQFSSRMVLAEPRVYAEAQELADYLKEYKSVVVNLQRISHDQATRIVDFLSGTVYALGGDIQRVGNNIFLCTPDNVEVDGSISEMLDEQNFM; from the coding sequence ATGGGACTATCGAATAAATTTAAGTCATTCTTTTTCTTAGATGAAGAAGAGGAATATTATGAAGAGGAAGTAGCGAGGGAACCAGAACCTATGCAAAAGAAAACGAAGAAAGAAAAACCAAATAAAAATCGTTTTTATGCAGTAGAAGAAGATGATGCAAAGGTGGTTAGTATGCAGGGAGCTCAGTTTTCTAGTCGTATGGTACTTGCTGAACCGCGTGTGTATGCTGAAGCACAAGAACTTGCGGATTATTTGAAAGAATATAAATCTGTCGTTGTGAACTTGCAACGTATTAGCCATGATCAAGCGACACGTATTGTCGATTTCTTGAGCGGTACAGTGTATGCATTGGGTGGAGATATTCAACGCGTTGGCAATAATATTTTCTTATGTACTCCAGACAATGTGGAAGTGGATGGCTCTATTTCCGAAATGCTCGATGAACAAAACTTTATGTGA
- the murD gene encoding UDP-N-acetylmuramoyl-L-alanine--D-glutamate ligase: protein MKKIEMYHHKKVLVLGLARSGVSAATIMHKLGAFVTVNDQKPFSENPEAQGLLEQGIKVICGSHPIELLDEGFELVIKNPGIPYNNPMIEKALKLKIPVITEVELAYQISEAPIVGITGTNGKTTTTTIIHHMLNAHKENSSLLAGNIGFPASAVAENATSDQYISMELSSFQLMGVETFKPHISVITNIYEAHLDYHTDRSEYVQAKWHIQKNQTADDFLVINWDQEELKNLTKQTKAQVIPFSTTQRLGQGSYVQNGNIMFNDEVIGERDNILLPGEHNLENVLASVAVAKTLGVTNEEIMHVLETFKGVEHRTQFVVEWQGRKFYNDSKATNILATQSALKGFKNPVVLLAGGLDRGNSFDELLPFFKNVKTLIVFGETADKIGRVGKIAGIEVHYVDNVEAAVPVAYRESAPGDIILLSPACASWDQYRTFEVRGNAYMDAIGELIEEVEK from the coding sequence ATGAAAAAAATTGAAATGTACCATCACAAAAAAGTACTTGTCTTGGGTCTTGCAAGAAGTGGTGTTAGCGCGGCAACAATTATGCATAAACTGGGAGCATTTGTAACTGTTAATGATCAAAAACCTTTTAGCGAGAATCCAGAAGCGCAAGGTTTACTTGAGCAAGGTATTAAAGTTATTTGCGGTTCGCACCCAATTGAACTTTTGGATGAGGGATTTGAGCTTGTTATAAAAAACCCCGGAATTCCGTACAATAACCCAATGATTGAAAAAGCGTTAAAACTTAAAATTCCAGTCATTACGGAAGTGGAATTAGCTTACCAAATTTCTGAGGCACCGATTGTTGGAATCACAGGAACAAATGGTAAAACAACGACAACAACGATTATTCACCATATGTTAAATGCACATAAAGAAAATAGTTCTTTACTAGCAGGGAACATTGGTTTTCCAGCATCCGCTGTTGCTGAAAATGCAACAAGTGATCAATATATTTCGATGGAACTATCTTCGTTCCAATTAATGGGCGTAGAAACGTTTAAACCACATATTTCCGTTATTACGAATATTTATGAGGCACATTTAGACTACCATACAGACCGTAGCGAATACGTCCAAGCAAAATGGCACATCCAAAAAAATCAAACAGCGGATGATTTCTTAGTAATTAACTGGGATCAAGAAGAGCTTAAAAATTTAACAAAACAAACAAAAGCGCAAGTTATTCCTTTTTCAACAACGCAACGTCTTGGTCAAGGAAGCTACGTGCAAAATGGCAATATTATGTTCAACGACGAAGTGATTGGGGAGCGTGACAATATTTTACTTCCTGGAGAACATAACTTAGAAAACGTACTTGCTTCCGTAGCAGTAGCAAAGACATTAGGTGTTACAAACGAAGAAATCATGCACGTATTAGAAACATTTAAAGGTGTAGAGCACCGGACACAATTTGTTGTAGAATGGCAAGGTCGTAAATTCTATAACGATTCAAAAGCAACGAATATCCTTGCAACTCAAAGTGCATTAAAAGGGTTTAAAAATCCAGTTGTGTTACTCGCTGGTGGTTTGGACCGTGGTAATTCATTTGACGAATTACTACCATTTTTCAAAAATGTAAAAACGTTAATCGTCTTTGGCGAAACAGCAGATAAAATTGGTCGTGTCGGGAAAATCGCTGGTATTGAAGTACATTACGTGGATAATGTCGAAGCGGCAGTTCCTGTTGCTTATCGCGAATCAGCGCCAGGAGATATTATCTTACTTTCACCAGCATGTGCGAGTTGGGATCAATACCGGACATTTGAAGTTCGCGGGAATGCCTACATGGATGCAATCGGTGAACTAATAGAAGAGGTGGAAAAATGA
- the ftsA gene encoding cell division protein FtsA, translating to MGDSEIYVSLDIGTASVKVIIAEMADDRLNIIGVGNVESSGIKKGIIIDIDKTVESIKKAIEQAERMVGVEISQVIVGVVSSQVHLEACRGIVAVGSENREITDEDVWNVMDAAQVVPLSPEREIINTIPDQFVVDGLTGITDPRGMIGVRLEMEGTLITGSKTILHNTLRCVERAGLEISDIALQPLAEASISLSEDDKEFGTALVNVGAGTTTVSVFEQGRLTYTGVIPVGGDNITKDLSLGLNTSTANADRVKLDHGYAFYDDASPDEVFAIDVIGSDQKQHFTQVEVADIIEARMEEIFQLVVEELTRVGKTHLPGGYVLTGGSMAIPGAIDLAGKTLAAHVRLAIPDYIGVREPSFTTAVGLIKYAYQMAELEGRDVSSSANEPRYDDEAPKQKQPKPKQKKSDDEKVSTKMKNFFGAFFE from the coding sequence ATGGGTGATAGCGAAATTTATGTAAGTTTAGACATTGGAACAGCTTCTGTGAAAGTAATCATCGCAGAAATGGCTGACGATAGACTCAATATTATCGGTGTTGGGAATGTCGAATCTTCCGGAATTAAAAAAGGAATTATTATCGACATAGACAAGACTGTAGAATCCATTAAAAAGGCAATTGAACAAGCAGAGAGAATGGTTGGCGTTGAAATTTCTCAAGTAATAGTTGGGGTAGTATCGAGTCAAGTGCATTTAGAAGCTTGCCGAGGAATTGTGGCAGTAGGTAGCGAAAACCGTGAAATTACAGATGAAGATGTCTGGAATGTAATGGATGCCGCTCAAGTTGTTCCTCTATCTCCTGAAAGAGAAATTATTAACACTATTCCAGATCAATTTGTTGTAGATGGATTAACTGGAATTACAGATCCACGTGGAATGATTGGTGTTCGTCTAGAAATGGAAGGTACATTAATCACTGGTTCAAAAACAATTTTACATAATACGTTACGTTGTGTGGAACGTGCAGGACTTGAAATTTCTGATATTGCTTTACAACCACTTGCGGAGGCATCTATTTCCTTGTCAGAAGATGATAAAGAATTTGGAACAGCACTCGTGAATGTTGGTGCAGGAACTACAACTGTTAGTGTGTTTGAGCAAGGACGACTAACTTATACTGGTGTCATTCCAGTTGGTGGAGATAATATCACCAAAGACTTATCACTTGGACTAAACACTTCTACTGCAAATGCCGATCGCGTTAAATTGGATCATGGCTATGCATTTTATGATGATGCTTCTCCAGATGAAGTTTTTGCTATTGATGTTATCGGTAGTGACCAAAAACAACATTTTACACAAGTAGAAGTAGCAGATATTATCGAAGCGCGTATGGAAGAAATTTTCCAATTAGTAGTGGAAGAACTTACACGTGTTGGCAAAACGCATCTTCCAGGAGGTTATGTACTAACTGGTGGTTCGATGGCTATTCCAGGGGCAATTGATTTGGCTGGAAAAACCTTAGCAGCGCATGTTAGACTAGCGATTCCTGATTATATTGGTGTTCGGGAACCTTCCTTTACAACCGCAGTAGGCTTAATTAAATATGCTTATCAAATGGCTGAATTAGAAGGACGCGACGTAAGCAGTTCGGCAAACGAACCTCGTTACGACGACGAAGCACCAAAACAAAAACAACCTAAACCAAAACAAAAGAAATCAGATGACGAAAAAGTATCAACGAAAATGAAGAATTTTTTCGGCGCATTTTTTGAATAA
- a CDS encoding lmo2027 family class 3 internalin yields MKKILTGLSTTLLLTVLLLTITGGDLKAKAASDLYPLPAPIIDVFPDEGLAKDMAKNLNKDSVNDVIDQDDLDALTGLGFETETITNDSMQLLERAMFNNVNIVSVMEFGEDLTEFPDISTIPHLNTLFFNTPPEGVTRNLSLPDYQNYPEMVTITMSGSNLIGAIPDFTGMPDLSQLYMADMMITSDDVPDFHTIPKLSTLDLSHNQLTNLPDFQNLTNLAELNLSFNNLTNTMTNFTNLSNLNNLNLDYNHLNELPSNVLNSIFIENQSGTVPDQIIKQGETCTIQLPIYFQLAEINMLVNPTVLGSYSADIPVEVVTTTNADTESITLDTSELSPGVYNFNVQFNDAYPITQEGCVYDWVLTVN; encoded by the coding sequence TTGAAAAAAATATTAACGGGTTTAAGTACAACATTGTTGTTAACTGTCTTATTATTAACCATAACTGGTGGAGATCTAAAAGCAAAAGCTGCATCCGATTTATATCCACTACCTGCTCCAATTATTGATGTCTTTCCAGATGAAGGATTAGCCAAAGATATGGCTAAAAACTTGAACAAAGACTCTGTGAATGATGTTATTGACCAAGATGATTTGGATGCATTAACTGGCTTAGGATTTGAAACAGAAACAATTACGAATGATTCCATGCAATTACTAGAGCGTGCCATGTTTAACAACGTCAATATTGTTAGCGTTATGGAATTTGGAGAAGATCTAACGGAGTTCCCTGATATTTCTACTATTCCACATCTAAACACATTATTCTTTAATACTCCACCTGAAGGGGTAACTAGAAACTTATCTCTTCCAGACTACCAAAATTATCCTGAAATGGTCACCATTACCATGAGCGGAAGCAACTTAATCGGAGCAATCCCGGATTTCACTGGCATGCCTGACTTAAGCCAGTTATATATGGCCGACATGATGATTACAAGTGATGATGTGCCAGATTTTCATACTATACCCAAGTTATCTACGTTAGATTTAAGTCACAATCAATTAACCAATCTTCCTGATTTTCAAAACTTAACTAACTTAGCTGAATTAAATTTAAGCTTTAACAATTTAACGAATACCATGACCAACTTTACCAATTTATCCAATTTGAATAATTTAAATCTAGATTATAATCACTTAAATGAACTCCCATCCAATGTGTTAAATTCGATTTTTATTGAAAATCAATCTGGGACCGTGCCAGATCAAATAATTAAGCAAGGGGAAACGTGTACAATCCAGCTACCTATTTACTTCCAATTGGCAGAGATTAATATGTTGGTTAATCCTACAGTGCTTGGTAGTTATTCAGCAGATATTCCGGTAGAAGTTGTAACTACTACCAATGCGGATACAGAATCTATTACTCTTGACACATCAGAACTTAGTCCGGGTGTATACAATTTCAACGTTCAATTCAATGATGCATACCCTATTACTCAAGAAGGTTGCGTATATGATTGGGTACTTACGGTTAATTAG
- the mraY gene encoding phospho-N-acetylmuramoyl-pentapeptide-transferase gives MSLYMLVSTFAVAFIITVIGVPLFIPFLVKLKFGQSIRDEGPKMHEKKSGTPTMGAVVFITAMLISFLVFSFISGEVSAATWLLFIALALFGALGFLDDYIKVVQKRNLGLTSKQKFLGQVVISILFYLVYHFNDFAETLNIPFTNIEVDLGWFFVIFILFWLVGFSNAVNLTDGLDGLVSGLSVIAFSAFGVIAFYQEQMDVAIFCFAIVGGMLGFLLFNKNPAKIFMGDTGSLALGGSIAAISILVHQEWLLLLIGIIFVIETASVILQVFYFKATGGKRIFRMTPIHHHFELGGWSEWRVVLTFWGIGLVGAIISVCVVIF, from the coding sequence GTGTCTTTATACATGTTAGTATCAACATTTGCAGTGGCTTTTATCATTACGGTGATAGGTGTCCCACTATTTATACCATTCTTGGTGAAATTAAAATTCGGCCAAAGTATTAGAGATGAAGGCCCGAAAATGCATGAAAAGAAATCAGGAACACCGACAATGGGTGCTGTTGTTTTCATTACCGCTATGCTTATTAGCTTCTTAGTCTTTTCGTTCATCAGTGGTGAAGTTAGTGCGGCAACGTGGCTACTATTTATCGCGCTGGCATTATTTGGCGCATTAGGTTTCCTAGATGACTATATCAAAGTAGTTCAAAAACGTAATCTAGGCCTTACTTCAAAGCAGAAGTTTTTAGGCCAAGTGGTGATTTCGATTTTATTCTATCTTGTGTATCATTTTAATGATTTTGCCGAGACGCTTAATATTCCATTTACGAATATAGAAGTGGATCTTGGTTGGTTCTTTGTTATCTTTATTTTGTTCTGGTTGGTTGGTTTCTCCAATGCAGTTAATTTAACAGATGGTTTAGACGGTCTTGTCTCTGGCCTTTCTGTCATTGCTTTTTCTGCTTTTGGTGTCATTGCATTTTACCAAGAACAAATGGATGTCGCGATTTTCTGTTTTGCGATTGTGGGCGGAATGCTTGGATTTCTACTATTTAATAAAAATCCAGCGAAAATCTTCATGGGAGATACCGGTTCGCTTGCACTCGGTGGAAGTATCGCAGCAATTTCTATTTTAGTACATCAAGAATGGCTGTTACTTTTAATCGGAATTATTTTCGTTATTGAAACAGCATCTGTTATATTGCAAGTATTTTATTTTAAGGCAACTGGAGGGAAACGAATCTTCCGTATGACACCAATTCATCATCACTTTGAACTTGGTGGTTGGTCCGAATGGCGTGTTGTTTTAACGTTCTGGGGAATCGGATTAGTCGGAGCAATTATCTCTGTCTGTGTAGTCATTTTTTAA
- a CDS encoding YggS family pyridoxal phosphate-dependent enzyme, with protein MTKQANLQKVTAQIEHVCEESNRQSEDVTLVAVTKTIDVTGITELYDLGIRHFGENRADVFLEKTVELADKDDICWHYIGSLQTRKVKDVLPQIDYLHSLDRSSLAKEIEKRATKPVKCFLQVNISGEESKHGFSKEEALSFLQEANFTFIEIVGLMTMAPITNSDIELHHVFHELKQLQQEIHALQLKNIPCTELSMGMTNDYGIAITEGATFIRVGRALVNDDNMEV; from the coding sequence ATGACAAAACAAGCTAATTTACAAAAAGTAACTGCACAAATCGAGCATGTCTGTGAAGAAAGTAATCGTCAGTCGGAAGATGTAACATTGGTAGCTGTTACGAAAACGATTGATGTAACTGGAATCACGGAGCTTTATGATTTAGGTATTCGCCACTTTGGTGAAAATCGTGCCGATGTTTTCCTAGAAAAAACAGTCGAACTTGCAGATAAAGACGACATTTGTTGGCATTACATTGGCTCTTTGCAAACGCGCAAAGTAAAAGATGTGTTACCACAAATCGATTATTTGCATTCGCTTGATCGATCATCGCTAGCAAAGGAAATCGAAAAGCGTGCTACTAAACCAGTGAAATGTTTCCTTCAAGTAAATATCTCTGGCGAGGAAAGTAAACATGGTTTTTCCAAAGAAGAAGCGCTATCTTTTTTACAAGAAGCGAATTTTACGTTTATTGAGATTGTTGGCTTAATGACAATGGCACCTATTACAAATAGCGACATAGAGCTGCATCACGTATTTCATGAGTTAAAGCAATTGCAGCAAGAAATTCATGCGCTTCAGTTAAAAAATATTCCATGTACAGAGTTATCTATGGGGATGACAAATGACTACGGAATTGCGATTACAGAAGGTGCAACATTTATACGAGTAGGAAGAGCTTTGGTGAATGACGATAATATGGAGGTGTAA